From the genome of Ananas comosus cultivar F153 linkage group 16, ASM154086v1, whole genome shotgun sequence, one region includes:
- the LOC109722552 gene encoding short-chain dehydrogenase TIC 32, chloroplastic has protein sequence MQSIKEALRYLMGFAGPSGFGSSSTADQVTAQDSSHSIPPNLTAIITGATSGIGAETARVLAKRGLRLIIPARDVKRAAEVRERIRRESPTAEIVVIEMDLSSIASIRRFCARFLALGLPLNILINNAGKFCRRPQFTDDKYEMTFATNYLGHFILTETLIEKMVETARETGIEGRIINVSSIIHKWVKRDGFRLSNMLKPKDYNATTAYAQSKLANIMHAKEIARQLKVFLMHCETDCIFFLTSRLLKTPSQGASTTCYVALNPQVQGISGKYFVDCNESSCSSLADDEIAAQNLWKETRTLVRRLISKP, from the exons ATGCAGTCCATAAAGGAAGCATTGAGATATTTAATGGGTTTTGCTGGCCCAAGTGGTTTTGGTTCCAGTTCAACTGCTGATCAAGTCACTGCTCAGGATTCCTCTCACTCAATCCCTCCTAATCTCACTGCAATTATCACTg GGGCAACATCAGGTATTGGTGCAGAAACCGCAAGAGTGTTAGCAAAGAGAGGGTTGAGGCTAATAATCCCTGCAAGGGATGTGAAGAGAGCAGCTGAGGTTAGAGAGAGAATCCGGCGAGAGTCGCCGACCGCCGAGATCGTCGTGATCGAGATGGACTTGAGCTCGATCGCCTCGATTCGGAGATTCTGCGCTCGATTCCTCGCCCTTGGATTGCCTCTCAACATCCTCAT AAATAATGCTGGGAAGTTCTGCCGAAGGCCGCAGTTTACCGACGACAAATATGAGATGACTTTTGCTACAAATTACTTGG GTCATTTTATATTGACAGAGACTTTGATAGAGAAAATGGTCGAGACGGCGAGGGAAACTGGAATAGAGGGGAGAATAATCAACGTCTCGTCGATAATTCATAAATGGGTCAAAAGAGACGGATTTCGCCTTTCAAATATGCTCAAGCCCAAAGA TTATAATGCTACCACTGCTTATGCACAATCGAAATTGGCTAACATTATGCATGCAAAGGAAATAGCAAGGCAATTGAAG gtgttcctGATGCATTGTGAAACAGATTGTATATTTTTCCTTACATCAAGGCTACTGAAAACACCATCACAG GGTGCTTCCACCACATGTTATGTTGCTCTGAACCCACAAGTTCAAGGAATATCAGGAAAATACTTCGTTGATTGCAATGAAAGTTCTTGCTCGAGCCTAGCAGATGATGAGATCGCAGCCCAGAATCTTTGGAAGGAAACGCGTACGCTCGTTCGCAGATTAATCAGCAAGCCGTAA
- the LOC109722541 gene encoding uncharacterized protein LOC109722541, with protein sequence MAHFRRSTLVPLILAVLALVPAGEARRLHRVSRAFDAVGLCRQTHYAKLCQALAASTAVSSPQSLVEASVERAALKAEHAQAVAAQLSAAPGAEKVLQNVLQSCRDSYGSAADALQKALQLVRGGGRAADINSELTAAGTFVDTCQDSFDEFPDVDGSLLTNVQTNLSRLVSNSLNLAAALH encoded by the coding sequence ATGGCGCATTTTCGCCGCAGCACGCTGGTTCCGTTGATCCTCGCCGTCCTGGCGCTTGTTCCGGCGGGCGAGGCGCGGCGGCTGCACCGCGTGAGCCGCGCTTTCGACGCCGTGGGGCTCTGCCGGCAGACGCACTACGCCAAGCTCTGCCAGGCGCTGGCGGCTTCGACGGCGGTCAGCTCGCCGCAGTCGCTGGTGGAGGCGTCGGTCGAGAGGGCGGCGCTCAAGGCGGAGCACGCGCAGGCGGTGGCGGCCCAGCTGTCGGCTGCCCCGGGCGCCGAGAAGGTGCTGCAGAACGTCCTGCAGTCGTGCCGGGACAGCTACGGGTCGGCGGCGGACGCCCTGCAGAAGGCACTGCAGCTGGTgcgcggcggcgggcgggcCGCAGACATCAACAGCGAGCTCACGGCCGCCGGCACGTTCGTCGATACCTGCCAGGACTCGTTCGACGAGTTCCCGGACGTCGACGGCTCGCTCCTCACAAACGTGCAGACCAATCTCAGCAGGCTCGTCAGCAACAGCCTCAACCTCGCCGCCGCCTTACACTAA
- the LOC109721919 gene encoding F-box/kelch-repeat protein At1g23390-like — MGSRAKAEAEEEEEEEKFDSSRDPRALCLYGDVLEAVASRVPTLDLVSASRVSREWRRAVRAALRRRPRRSPWLLLRLHRPTSTSASARGTLLAYDPHSRTWLPPLPHVRGPPPPPHLPLPRASPALHAASLSAMAVARDPFGATWRAVEAPRVWRVDPVVVRGPGGSDGWEPCDPIPAAFDGSKSATWLSAATSDSRVYITDKNRGWTSWFDLETKKWGPTRQLRPDPAAASFAIGVLSGYNNNNNDRHRHRHRHRLVLATAGRREGRVEVRLWEADAETLDVVEGKCAAAEMPKEFARRMFQEITEEESDEDDRSWGSSSLSVGLCSSGDGGYVYNGSDLRKGMVRFYDYYYYYHDEDGRTASCKWEWIGVPMIMQKEKVVDRVVVVGCTVVGLDDLALLFPY; from the coding sequence ATGGGAAGTCGAGCGAAGGCggaggcagaggaggaggaggaggaggagaagtttGACTCGTCTCGTGACCCGCGGGCGCTGTGTCTGTACGGGGACGTGCTGGAGGCGGTGGCGTCGCGCGTGCCGACCCTCGACCTCGTGTCGGCCTCCCGCGTCTCGCGGGAGTGGCGCCGCGCGGTccgcgccgccctccgccgccgcccccgccgctcCCCCtggctcctcctccgcctccaccgcccCACCTCCACGTCCGCGTCCGCGCGCGGCACCCTCCTCGCCTACGACCCCCACTCCCGCACGTGGCTCCCCCCGCTCCCGCACGTGCGCGGCCCTCCCCCGCCCCCGCACCTCCCCCTCCCCCGCGCCTCCCCCGCGCTCCACGCCGCGTCCCTCTCCGCCATGGCCGTCGCCCGCGACCCCTTCGGCGCCACGTGGCGCGCGGTGGAGGCCCCGCGCGTGTGGCGCGTGGACCCCGTGGTGGTGCGGGGGCCGGGCGGATCCGACGGCTGGGAGCCCTGCGACCCGATCCCGGCCGCCTTCGACGGCTCCAAGTCCGCCACGTGGCTCTCTGCGGCCACGTCGGACAGCCGCGTCTACATCACCGACAAGAACCGCGGGTGGACGAGCTGGTTCGACCTGGAAACCAAGAAGTGGGGCCCGACGCGGCAGCTGCGTCCGGACCCCGCCGCCGCATCATTCGCCATCGGAGTATTATCCggctacaacaacaacaacaacgatcgccaccgccaccgccaccgccaccgcctgGTGTTGGCTACGGCTGGACGAAGAGAAGGAAGAGTCGAGGTGAGGTTGTGGGAGGCCGACGCGGAGACGCTGGACGTGGTCGAAGGAAAatgcgcggcggcggagatgcCGAAAGAGTTCGCAAGAAGAATGTTTCAAGAAATAACAGAAGAGGAATCAGACGAGGATGATAGATCATGGGGGAGCAGCAGTTTGAGTGTAGGATTGTGCAGCAGCGGCGACGGCGGGTACGTATACAACGGCTCGGATCTGAGGAAGGGGATGGTGAGGTTCTAcgattactactactactaccacGACGAGGACGGAAGGACAGCGTCCTGCAAATGGGAATGGATAGGAGTTCCGATGATAATGCAGAAAGAAAAGGTCGTGGATAGGGTCGTGGTGGTGGGCTGCACCGTCGTCGGATTGGATGACTTGGCTCTGCTCTTTCCTTATTAA
- the LOC109721977 gene encoding pentatricopeptide repeat-containing protein At2g13600-like — protein MGDFWSAMRVFDEMEERDVVSWTTLIDVHAEMGDLKGARRVLDEMPERNEVSWSTMIARYDQNGHHNEAIGLFGPMLDDGCKPNMSCLSSVLCASAALGDLQFGTQIHSHAIKIGFESNVFVASSLIDMYCKCGKSETGRLIFDSLPQKNVVCWNSMVAGYSSDGRIEEAEQLFELMPARNIASWNAIISGYAQNELFGNAVELFDAMLASGQRPSLMTFSSVLHACANLSSLEKGRSVHAKIVKLGVQREVFMGTALSDMYAKSGDIESCKRVFSRMAEKNEVSWTAMIQGFADNGLAKESILLFEEMTSAAQILPNEQTFLSVLFACSHCGLVDEAFRYFDLMQREYGVSPKERHYTCMVDLLARAGRLREAEEFLRAMPIKPEANSWAALLSACAVYGNEEIGERASTELRELEKENTAGYVLLSNMYASCRKWKDAAQVRRLMKGAGLKKGGGCSRVQIRDEFHTFFSWDVKHFESSQIYEVLELLMWELTA, from the coding sequence aTGGGCGATTTCTGGTCGGCCATGAGGGTGTTCGACGAGATGGAGGAAAGGGACGTGGTGTCGTGGACCACTCTCATCGACGTGCACGCCGAGATGGGCGATTTGAAGGGAGCCCGTCGGGTATTGGATGAAATGCCTGAGAGAAATGAGGTCTCGTGGAGCACCATGATCGCGAGGTACGATCAGAACGGGCATCACAATGAAGCAATCGGCTTGTTCGGCCCGATGCTAGACGACGGCTGTAAGCCGAACATGTCTTGTCTCTCTAGCGTTCTTTGCGCTTCTGCCGCACTCGGGGATTTGCAATTTGGGACTCAGATCCACTCCCATGCTATAAAGATTGGCTTCGAGAGCAATGTGTTCGTCGCGAGCTCTCTAATCGACATGTATTGCAAGTGCGGCAAATCTGAAACCGGGCGCCTAATTTTTGACTCGCTCCCGCAAAAGAACGTAGTTTGCTGGAACTCGATGGTTGCGGGTTACAGCAGCGACGGACGGATAGAAGAAGCCGAGCAGCTGTTCGAGCTAATGCCTGCGAGAAATATCGCATCCTGGAATGCGATCATCTCCGGTTATGCACAAAACGAGCTTTTCGGCAACGCGGTGGAATTGTTCGATGCCATGTTGGCTTCAGGGCAGAGGCCGAGCCTAATGACCTTCTCTAGCGTTCTTCATGCTTGTGCTAACCTGTCTTCTCTAGAGAAAGGGAGAAGCGTTCACGCTAAGATCGTGAAGCTCGGAGTACAGCGTGAGGTTTTCATGGGGACGGCGCTCTCTGATATGTACGCCAAGTCGGGTGATATAGAGAGCTGTAAGCGAGTGTTCTCTAGGATGGCCGAAAAGAACGAGGTTTCGTGGACCGCAATGATCCAAGGGTTTGCGGACAATGGCTTGGCGAAGGAGTCTATACTCTTATTCGAGGAGATGACAAGTGCGGCGCAAATTTTACCGAACGAACAAACGTTTCTGTCGGTTCTTTTCGCTTGCTCTCACTGTGGCTTGGTGGATGAAGCTTTCCGTTATTTCGACTTGATGCAAAGGGAGTATGGCGTTTCGCCAAAAGAGAGGCATTATACTTGCATGGTCGATCTACTTGCTCGAGCCGGTCGCTTACGAGAGGCCGAAGAGTTCCTCCGTGCAATGCCGATCAAGCCAGAAGCCAATTCCTGGGCGGCCCTCTTGAGTGCTTGCGCCGTTTACGGTAACGAAGAGATAGGCGAGAGAGCGTCTACGGAGCTTCGTGAATTAGAAAAGGAGAACACGGCGGGCTACGTCTTGCTCTCGAACATGTACGCTTCTTGCCGGAAATGGAAAGATGCGGCTCAGGTGAGGAGACTGATGAAGGGGGCAGGGCTCAAGAAGGGCGGAGGGTGCAGTCGGGTTCAGATACGGGACGAATTCCATACATTCTTCTCTTGGGACGTAAAACACTTCGAGTCGTCACAGATCTACGAGGTTTTAGAGCTATTGATGTGGGAATTGACGGCGTAA
- the LOC109722012 gene encoding uncharacterized protein At4g08330, chloroplastic-like: MSHSLSNVAYSCGSCGFDLCLSSSDRNTASIGSAKYGRAMRKGIVAFSAINESRFARAEGIRCRPYFESKGSWGLFRRRTELRCRKCGSSIGCAYATLGCGSEKGAVYYIKIGALRPSCGEDDDGGFLGSRDAR, from the exons ATGTCCCACTCCCTCTCCAACGTCGCCTACAG CTGCGGATCGTGCGGATTCGACCTGTGTTTGAGCTCCTCGGATCGGAACACGGCGAGCATCGGATCGGCGAAGTATGGGAGGGCGATGAGGAAGGGGATCGTCGCCTTCTCCGCCATTAACGAGAGCAGGTTCGCGCGCGCGGAGGGGATCCGGTGCCGACCCTACTTCGAATCGAAGGGCTCGTGGGGGTTGTTCAGGCGGAGGACCGAGCTCCGGTGCCGCAAATGCGGGAGCTCGATCGGGTGCGCGTACGCGACGTTAGGGTGTGGATCGGAGAAGGGTGCGGTGTACTACATTAAGATCGGCGCGTTGCGACCTTCGTGTGGCGAAGACGACGATGGCGGATTCCTTGGTTCGCGTGATGCGAGGTAA